The proteins below come from a single Vidua chalybeata isolate OUT-0048 chromosome 1, bVidCha1 merged haplotype, whole genome shotgun sequence genomic window:
- the HTR5A gene encoding 5-hydroxytryptamine receptor 5A, giving the protein MERPLNLSCLAGTTPDSGNRSGSSAGPEGGQAHLSVFSVFVLTLLAMLVVATFLWNGLVLATILRVRSFHRVPHNLVASMAISDVMVAALVMPLSLVHELSGRRWRLGRSLCQVWISFDVLCCTASIWNVTAIALDRYWSITRHLEYTLRTRRRISNIMIALTWALSAFISLAPLLFGWGETYSEDSEECQVSQEPSYTIFSTFGAFYLPLCVVLFVYWKIYRAAKFRIGSRKSNSITPITPEALEVKEAAQQPQMVFTVRHATVTFQTDGDTWREQKEKKAALMVGILIGVFVLCWIPFFITELINPLCSCDIPPVWKSIFLWLGYSNSFFNPLIYTAFNKNYNNAFRNLFFRQQ; this is encoded by the exons atGGAGCGCCCGCTCAACCTCAGCTGCCTCGCCGGTACGACGCCGGACAGCGGCAACAGGAGCGGGTCCTCCGCCGGCCCCGAGGGCGGCCAGGCCCATCTCTCCGTCTTCAGCGTGTTCGTTCTCACCCTGTTGGCCATGCTGGTGGTGGCCACGTTCCTCTGGAACGGGCTGGTCCTGGCCACCATCCTCCGCGTGCGCAGTTTCCACCGGGTGCCCCACAACCTGGTGGCCTCCATGGCCATCTCTGACGTGATGGTGGCAGCCCTCGTCATGCCCCTCAGCTTGGTGCACGAGTTGTCCGGGCGGCGGTGGCGGCTGGGCCGGTCTCTCTGCCAGGTGTGGATCTCCTTCgatgtgctgtgctgcactgccagCATCTGGAATGTCACGGCCATTGCCCTCGACCGCTACTGGTCCATCACTCGCCACCTGGAGTACACGCTCCGCACCCGGCGCCGCATCTCCAACATCATGATTGCTCTCACCTGGGCGCTCTCTGCCTTCATCTCTCTGGCCCCACTGCTCTTTGGCTGGGGAGAGACTTACTCAGAGGACAGTGAAGAGTGCCAAGTCAGCCAGGAGCCTTCCTACACCATCTTCTCCACCTTTGGGGCTTTCTACCTGCCCCTCTGCGTGGTGCTCTTTGTGTACTGGAAGATCTACAGGGCCGCCAAGTTTCGAATCGGATCTCGCAAGAGCAACTCCATCACCCCCATTACACCAGAAGCACTGGAG GTGAAAGaagctgcccagcagccacagaTGGTCTTCACTGTCCGTCACGCCACTGTTACGTTCCAGACGGACGGAGACACGTGgagagagcagaaggaaaagaaagctgccCTCATGGTGGGCATCCTTATTGGGGTCTTCGTGCTCTGCTGGATCCCCTTCTTCATCACGGAGCTCATCAACCCACTCTGCTCATGTGACATCCCACCCGTTTGGAAGAGCATTTTTCTATGGCTAGGCTattcaaattccttttttaatcCACTCATCTACACTGCTTTCAACAAAAACTACAACAATGCCTTCAGGAACCTATTCTTTAGGCAGCAGTGA